One part of the Ziziphus jujuba cultivar Dongzao chromosome 2, ASM3175591v1 genome encodes these proteins:
- the LOC107417985 gene encoding 11-beta-hydroxysteroid dehydrogenase A isoform X1, with translation MDFTLITFICLFFYNGITYIINLLMNIVIPPIAIILLFFFLPPYLLVKYFISTTIKPVLSKNVAGKVILITGASSGIGKQLAIEYARRGACLALVARREKKLESVAHSTTLIGCQDVFIMCADVSNPEHCKLCIEETIKYYGRLDHLVNNAGIAPVSMFEYCPDVTNYVQAMDTNFWGSVYCTYNAIPHLKKSKGRIIGIASSAGWLATPRISIYSASKAAVISFYETLRVEIGNDVGITIVTPGLIESEMTQGKFLSREGRLRVDPEMRDTEISLMPIMPAKECARAIVKSACQGDDYVAQPPWIRPTLFWRVFWPEILDWCNRILLVPGPGQPETDTLSKKIFDLFPGVDRYLHPGTIHFPEHKGDAEEIFAYYH, from the exons ATGGATTTCACTCTTATCACCTTTATCTGTCTCTTTTTCTACAATGGAATTACTTATATCATTAACTTGTTAATGAACATTGTAATTCCTCCTATTGCTATAATCTTGCTGTTCTTCTTCCTCCCACCATATCTGCTCGTCAAGTACTTCATCTCCACGACCATAAAACCGGTTCTCAGCAAAAACGTGGCCGGAAAAGTAATCCTTATCACCGGGGCATCCTCAGGCATCGGCAAG CAATTGGCGATTGAATATGCTAGAAGAGGAGCTTGTCTTGCTCTTGTtgcaagaagagaaaaaaagctTGAATCAGTAGCTCACTCAACCACTTTGATCGGCTGTCAAGATGTTTTCATTATGTGTGCTGATGTGTCCAATCCTGAACACTGTAAACTGTGCATTGAAGagacaataaaatattatgggcgAT TGGATCATCTAGTTAACAATGCTGGGATAGCTCCTGTTTCCATGTTTGAATACTGCCCAGATGTCACAAACTATGTGCAAGCAATG GATACAAACTTCTGGGGTTCAGTGTATTGCACTTACAATGCAATTCCTCACCTTAAGAAAAGCAAAGGTAGGATCATAGGAATTGCTTCTTCTGCAGGATGGTTAGCAACACCCCGAATCAGCATCTATAGT GCTAGCAAAGCAGCAGTAATAAGCTTCTATGAGACACTAAGGGTTGAAATCGGGAATGATGTTGGAATAACAATTGTGACTCCAGGGTTAATTGAGTCAGAAATGACTCAAGGCAAGTTTCTATCCAGGGAAGGCCGTTTGCGAGTAGACCCAGAAATGAGAGAT ACTGAAATAAGCTTGATGCCTATAATGCCTGCCAAAGAGTGTGCCAGAGCAATTGTGAAAAGCGCTTGCCAGGGAGATGATTACGTGGCACAGCCACCTTGGATCAGACCAACATTATTCTGGAGGGTGTTTTGGCCTGAGATACTGGACTGGTGCAACCGAATTCTATTAGTCCCTGGACCAGGGCAACCGGAGACGGATACACTCAGTAAGAAGATCTTTGACCTGTTTCCTGGTGTTGACCGCTATCTGCACCCAGGGACCATTCATTTTCCTGAACACAAGGGGGATGCAGAAGAGATTTTTGCATACTATCATTGA
- the LOC107403458 gene encoding 11-beta-hydroxysteroid dehydrogenase-like 4A isoform X1: MDLFHKLMNILLPPLTLILLIFFLPPFLTFKLLRFVKRSIISSDDVSGKVVLITGAASGIGEQLAYEYGRRGALLVLVDINEENLATVCSKACSLGSQDAISIVADISKLEDCKRFINEAINHFGRCKLAFLDRMYVLCMSVCQYVYVLFLVYICNKITNFSNCQKMVFPFLFSCKKVDHLVNNAGIARDGVFKNVEQISDIVPVMDVNFWGTVYSTHFALPHLLKAKGKIVVIASTCGWYPLPRLIIYNASKAALISFFDTLRAELGWDIGITIVTPGVIKTKLTQGDLLQPVPAESAEGCAKAIVKSACRGDMYLTEPSWIRVLVPLKVFCPELVDIGNRWFSRLKIKSSFLSSQSQLKVE; encoded by the exons ATGGATTTGTTTCACAAGTTGATGAACATTCTACTTCCTCCCCTAACACTTATTCTACTCATTTTCTTCCTTCCACCTTTCCTAACTTTCAAGCTTCTTCGTTTCGTGAAAAGATCCATAATTTCCAGCGACGACGTTTCTGGAAAAGTAGTATTAATCACAGGAGCAGCTTCTGGCATTGgagag CAACTTGCTTATGAGTATGGTAGAAGAGGAGCATTGTTGGTTCTTGTTGATATCAATGAGGAAAATTTGGCAACAGTTTGTAGTAAAGCATGTTCTCTTGGCTCCCAAGATGCTATTTCCATTGTAGCAGATATTTCAAAACTTGAAGACTGTAAGAGGTTTATAAACGAAGCAATTAACCATTTTGGCCGATGTAAGCTTGCATTTCTTGACCGTATGTATGTGTTATGTATGAGTGTATGCCAATATGTATATGTTCTGTTTCTTGTGTATATttgcaataaaataacaaatttctCTAACTGCCAAAAAAtggtttttccttttctgttttcATGCAAAAAAGTGGATCATTTGGTGAACAATGCTGGCATAGCAAGAGATGGCGTGTTTAAGAATGTAGAACAAATTTCTGATATTGTTCCTGTTAtg GATGTCAATTTCTGGGGTACAGTTTACAGTACCCACTTTGCACTGCCACACCTGCTAAAGGCCAAAGGGAAGATAGTAGTGATTGCTTCTACTTGTGGATGGTACCCTCTTCCAAGATTGATCATCTACAAC GCAAGCAAAGCTGCTCTTATAAGCTTCTTCGACACTTTGAGAGCAGAACTTGGTTGGGATATTGGCATTACCATTGTGACTCCTGGGGTTATCAAGACTAAATTGACACAAGGG GATCTTTTGCAACCAGTTCCAGCAGAGTCAGCAGAAGGATGTGCCAAGGCAATAGTGAAGAGTGCTTGTAGGGGAGACATGTATTTGACAGAACCATCTTGGATCAGAGTCCTGGTTCCTCTGAAGGTTTTTTGTCCTGAGCTTGTTGACATTGGAAATAGATGGTTTTCTCGCTTGAAGATCAAATCTTCATTCCTATCTTCCCAATCCCAGCTCAAGGTCGAATAG
- the LOC107403458 gene encoding 11-beta-hydroxysteroid dehydrogenase-like 4A isoform X2 translates to MDLFHKLMNILLPPLTLILLIFFLPPFLTFKLLRFVKRSIISSDDVSGKVVLITGAASGIGEQLAYEYGRRGALLVLVDINEENLATVCSKACSLGSQDAISIVADISKLEDCKRFINEAINHFGRLDHLVNNAGIARDGVFKNVEQISDIVPVMDVNFWGTVYSTHFALPHLLKAKGKIVVIASTCGWYPLPRLIIYNASKAALISFFDTLRAELGWDIGITIVTPGVIKTKLTQGDLLQPVPAESAEGCAKAIVKSACRGDMYLTEPSWIRVLVPLKVFCPELVDIGNRWFSRLKIKSSFLSSQSQLKVE, encoded by the exons ATGGATTTGTTTCACAAGTTGATGAACATTCTACTTCCTCCCCTAACACTTATTCTACTCATTTTCTTCCTTCCACCTTTCCTAACTTTCAAGCTTCTTCGTTTCGTGAAAAGATCCATAATTTCCAGCGACGACGTTTCTGGAAAAGTAGTATTAATCACAGGAGCAGCTTCTGGCATTGgagag CAACTTGCTTATGAGTATGGTAGAAGAGGAGCATTGTTGGTTCTTGTTGATATCAATGAGGAAAATTTGGCAACAGTTTGTAGTAAAGCATGTTCTCTTGGCTCCCAAGATGCTATTTCCATTGTAGCAGATATTTCAAAACTTGAAGACTGTAAGAGGTTTATAAACGAAGCAATTAACCATTTTGGCCGAT TGGATCATTTGGTGAACAATGCTGGCATAGCAAGAGATGGCGTGTTTAAGAATGTAGAACAAATTTCTGATATTGTTCCTGTTAtg GATGTCAATTTCTGGGGTACAGTTTACAGTACCCACTTTGCACTGCCACACCTGCTAAAGGCCAAAGGGAAGATAGTAGTGATTGCTTCTACTTGTGGATGGTACCCTCTTCCAAGATTGATCATCTACAAC GCAAGCAAAGCTGCTCTTATAAGCTTCTTCGACACTTTGAGAGCAGAACTTGGTTGGGATATTGGCATTACCATTGTGACTCCTGGGGTTATCAAGACTAAATTGACACAAGGG GATCTTTTGCAACCAGTTCCAGCAGAGTCAGCAGAAGGATGTGCCAAGGCAATAGTGAAGAGTGCTTGTAGGGGAGACATGTATTTGACAGAACCATCTTGGATCAGAGTCCTGGTTCCTCTGAAGGTTTTTTGTCCTGAGCTTGTTGACATTGGAAATAGATGGTTTTCTCGCTTGAAGATCAAATCTTCATTCCTATCTTCCCAATCCCAGCTCAAGGTCGAATAG
- the LOC125422540 gene encoding 11-beta-hydroxysteroid dehydrogenase-like 6 has translation MKRSISSKNVPGKVILITGAASGIGEQLAYEYGRREAMLVLVDINEENLVTVCGKALSLGSRMLFPLLQIFQSLKTAVNFWGTVFSTHLAVPHPLKTKGKIVVIASIFGWYPFSKIKHLQCKQKAALISFFETLRAELGSSIGITIVTPGAIKTKVSQAMGLLQLVSAESVERCAKAIVKCASGGDMYLIEPSWDRVLFPLKVFQLSLGTLPTAGFLVCKLRLHSHLPSSSLNRSMLIIFQEII, from the exons ATGAAAAGATCCATTTCCAGTAAGAATGTGCCTGGAAAAGTGATACTCATCACTGGAGCAGCTTCAGGCATTGGAGag CAACTTGCTTATGAGTATGGTAGAAGAGAAGCAATGTTGGTCCTTGTTGATATCAATGAGGAAAATTTGGTAACAGTTTGTGGTAAAGCTCTTTCTCTTGGCTCCCGGATGCTATTTCCATTGTTGCAGATATTTCAAAGCCTGAAGACT GCTGTCAATTTCTGGGGTACAGTTTTCAGCACACACCTTGCAGTTCCACACCCGCTAAAGACCAAAGGGAAAATAGTAGTCATTGCTTCAATCTTTGGATGGTACCCTTTTTCCAAGATTAAACATCTACAAt GCAAGCAAAAAGCTGCATTGATAAGCTTCTTTGAGACTCTGAGAGCAGAACTGGGTTCGAGTATTGGCATAACCATTGTGACTCCTGGTGCGATCAAGACGAAAGTGTCACAAGCAATG ggTCTTTTGCAACTAGTTTCGGCAGAGTCAGTAGAAAGGTGTGCAAAGGCAATAGTGAAGTGTGCTAGCGGAGGAGACATGTATTTGATAGAACCTTCTTGGGACAGAGTTTTGTTTCCTCTTAAGGTTTTTCAACTGAGCTTGGGGACCCTGCCAACCGCTGGCTTTCTCGTTTGTAAACTCAGGCTTCACTCCCATCTTCCCAGCTCAAGTCTGAATAGGTCTATGTTAATTATATTCCAagaaataatatga
- the LOC107403458 gene encoding 11-beta-hydroxysteroid dehydrogenase-like 4A isoform X3: protein MYVNGFVSQVDEHSTSSPNTYSTHFLPSTFPNFQASSFREKIHNFQRRRFWKSSINHRSSFWHWRVDHLVNNAGIARDGVFKNVEQISDIVPVMDVNFWGTVYSTHFALPHLLKAKGKIVVIASTCGWYPLPRLIIYNASKAALISFFDTLRAELGWDIGITIVTPGVIKTKLTQGDLLQPVPAESAEGCAKAIVKSACRGDMYLTEPSWIRVLVPLKVFCPELVDIGNRWFSRLKIKSSFLSSQSQLKVE from the exons ATGTATGTCAATGGATTTGTTTCACAAGTTGATGAACATTCTACTTCCTCCCCTAACACTTATTCTACTCATTTTCTTCCTTCCACCTTTCCTAACTTTCAAGCTTCTTCGTTTCGTGAAAAGATCCATAATTTCCAGCGACGACGTTTCTGGAAAAGTAGTATTAATCACAGGAGCAGCTTCTGGCATTGgagag TGGATCATTTGGTGAACAATGCTGGCATAGCAAGAGATGGCGTGTTTAAGAATGTAGAACAAATTTCTGATATTGTTCCTGTTAtg GATGTCAATTTCTGGGGTACAGTTTACAGTACCCACTTTGCACTGCCACACCTGCTAAAGGCCAAAGGGAAGATAGTAGTGATTGCTTCTACTTGTGGATGGTACCCTCTTCCAAGATTGATCATCTACAAC GCAAGCAAAGCTGCTCTTATAAGCTTCTTCGACACTTTGAGAGCAGAACTTGGTTGGGATATTGGCATTACCATTGTGACTCCTGGGGTTATCAAGACTAAATTGACACAAGGG GATCTTTTGCAACCAGTTCCAGCAGAGTCAGCAGAAGGATGTGCCAAGGCAATAGTGAAGAGTGCTTGTAGGGGAGACATGTATTTGACAGAACCATCTTGGATCAGAGTCCTGGTTCCTCTGAAGGTTTTTTGTCCTGAGCTTGTTGACATTGGAAATAGATGGTTTTCTCGCTTGAAGATCAAATCTTCATTCCTATCTTCCCAATCCCAGCTCAAGGTCGAATAG
- the LOC107417986 gene encoding 11-beta-hydroxysteroid dehydrogenase A-like yields the protein MDKIHKLLNIVIPPVTLIFIIFFLPPFLIYKFLHSIKRSKCIENVAGKVVLITGASSGIGEHLAYEYARRGARLALAARREDRLKKVADKALELGSPDAIVISADVSKVEDCERIVEETVNHFGQLNHLVNNAGVLHISLFEDFTQFSDIRSIMDTNFLGSVYCTYFAVPHLRKASKGKIIVLSSSAGWITSPRMSIYCASKAAQTSFFETLKAELGRDIGITIVTPGLIESEMTSSQVISKGRLDNLPLQSVEWCTKSIVDSACRGDLYLTEPSWFRVGFWLKVFFPEFLMDYMHFMMISRPWTSNKDA from the exons ATGGATAAAATCCACAAGTTATTGAACATAGTAATCCCCCCAGTTACACTCATTTTTATCATCTTCTTTCTGCCACCATTTCTGATCTACAAGTTCCTTCACTCAATAAAAAGATCGAAATGCATAGAAAACGTGGCAGGAAAAGTTGTCCTCATCACCGGTGCATCTTCTGGTATTGGTGAG CATCTGGCTTATGAGTATGCTAGAAGAGGAGCTCGACTAGCTCTGGCAGCGAGAAGAGAGGACCGCCTTAAGAAAGTAGCTGATAAAGCACTTGAGCTGGGGTCCCCAGATGCCATTGTCATCTCTGCTGATGTTTCAAAAGTTGAAGATTGTGAGAGAATAGTTGAAGAGACAGTGAACCACTTTGGCCAAT TAAACCATTTGGTGAACAATGCTGGAGTTCTACATATTAGCTTGTTTGAAGATTTCACCCAATTCTCTGATATCCGTTCTATTATG GACACAAATTTCTTGGGTTCAGTGTATTGCACGTATTTTGCGGTTCCACATTTAAGAAAAGCAAGCAAAGGGAAGATTATTGTGCTTTCTTCATCTGCAGGTTGGATTACTTCACCAAGAATGAGCATCTACTGT GCAAGCAAGGCAGCTCAAACTTCCTTTTTTGAGACATTGAAGGCAGAATTAGGACGTGATATTGGAATAACAATTGTAACTCCTGGTCTAATTGAATCGGAAATGACAAGTTCACAAGTTATATCAAAG GGTCGACTGGACAATCTTCCACTTCAGTCAGTAGAATGGTGCACAAAGTCGATTGTGGATAGCGCTTGCAGAGGAGATTTGTACTTGACAGAGCCATCTTGGTTCAGGGTGGGATTCTGGTTGAAGGTATTCTTTCCTGAGTTTTTGATGGATTATATGCACTTTATGATGATCAGCAGGCCATGGACTTCAAACAAAGATGCCTAG
- the LOC107417983 gene encoding recQ-mediated genome instability protein 1 has protein sequence MPRRRLRLSTSSDDEENDDVEPQNHHQPQQEDEQPPTITQHHPLNPNPNNRSEPLEISDDEEFIDVSDNLSEPSPPERISNQQPQPQVAPPSSGGGCPITGFLQGLGLTLKREWFDACVLELERSMPGFANLDVGAKAKLVFERFLVSDMNYSGGGGLPENVHSLHLVDLSGPYVLQVDEIVNISSALKSRYQKAPPGIKRCLKLSMTDGVQRVFAMEYRPIKDLDVLAPAGLKVAICNVHVRRGLLMLVPESFEVLGGLVEELDAARQRLVDEVNKPPRGKRTRTGVVPPLITRATLAAWPSTDAHNAHTNNSTSQDTTLYQVHDQGATFVASGGNTERQRTLEEFSVPVSEHYAIPNPSRSTVWDDEETHIDTVPSHRSNGMPNPLRNIVADAEEVHMDTVPSHRSNDMSNSSLNIVSDANEIHMDTVSSHRSNDIPNPLRNIISDAEEIDMDTVPSHRSNGMPYPSRNIISGPEDIHMDTVPTSSRSSGMPNPSTDVASVGEEVEMDAVPYSRPSDVSEPCLNDFPNDEDVSTIEHPLILSGDQEMPFTYLASLSAKWAAMRESAHFVRGKIKCFLTGVKGFQYKRRKTYELRVYVDDGSLISEIIVDHKVVQKGIGHSPEDVTAALSSSDTSVVRAMKETLKQFQFFLVNFEGIILIEINETSPVPVALEMNQGCPESDAWLLLRRLKASAPAQTLRSTPLNPLDISP, from the exons ATGCCCCGAAGGCGTCTCAGGCTGAGTACTTCTTCCGACGATGAAGAAAACGACGACGTAGAGCCGCAGAATCATCATCAACCCCAACAAGAAGATGAACAACCACCTACAATCACTCAACATCACCctctaaaccctaaccctaataATCGCTCTGAGCCGCTTGAAATATCCGACGATGAAGAATTCATTGACGTCTCCGACAACCTCTCAGAACCCTCACCTCCGGAACGGATTTCAAACCAACAGCCGCAGCCTCAGGTTGCTCCGCCGAGCTCCGGTGGTGGCTGTCCGATAACTGGGTTTCTTCAGGGGCTTGGATTGACACTGAAGAGAGAGTGGTTCGATGCTTGTGTTCTTGAACTTGAGCGGTCAATGCCGGGCTTCGCTAACCTCGATGTTGGGGCTAAGGCAAAGCTCGTTTTCGAGCGGTTCTTGGTTTCGGATATGAATTACTCTGGGGGTGGTGGGCTTCCTGAAAATGTTCATTCCCTTCACTTGGTTGATCTTTCAGGACCGTATGTTTTGCAG GTTGATGAGATTGTTAACATCAGTAGTGCTCTCAAAAGCAGGTATCAGAAAGCACCTCCTGGGATCAAGAGATGCCTCAAGCTGTCCATGACGGATGGTGTTCAACGTGTGTTTGCAATGGAATACAGACCGATCAAGGATCTTGATGTTTTGGCTCCTGCTGGATTGAAG GTTGCTATCTGTAATGTGCATGTACGACGTGGACTTCTTATGCTTGTCCCTGAAAGTTTTGAAGTTCTAGGAGGATTAGTTGAGGAATTAGATGCGGCACGACAAAGGCTTGTCGATGAAGTAAATAAGCCACCAAGGGGAAAAAG AACCAGGACAGGAGTGGTTCCTCCTTTAATTACTAGAGCAACACTTGCTGCATGGCCATCTACCGATGCTCATAATGCACATACCAATAATTCCACATCTCAAGACACAACACTTTATCAAGTGCATGACCAAG GTGCTACTTTTGTTGCATCTGGTGGTAATACTGAGCGCCAAAGGACTCTGGAAGAGTTTTCTGTACCTGTTAGTGAGCACTATGCCATTCCTAACCCATCAAGGAGCACTGTTTGGGATGATGAGGAGACTCATATTGATACTGTTCCTAGTCACAGATCAAATGGTATGCCTAACCCATTGCGGAACATCGTTGCGGATGCTGAGGAGGTTCATATGGATACTGTTCCAAGTCACAGATCAAATGATATGTCTAACTCATCACTGAACATTGTGTCGGATGCCAACGAGATTCATATGGATACTGTTTCGAGTCACAGATCAAATGATATCCCTAACCCATTGCGGAATATCATTTCAGATGCTGAGGAAATCGATATGGATACTGTTCCTAGTCACAGATCAAATGGTATGCCTTACCCATCTCGGAACATCATTTCAGGTCCTGAGGACATCCATATGGACACTGTTCCCACTAGCAGCAGATCCAGTGGTATGCCTAACCCGTCCACTGATGTTGCTTCAGTTGGGGAGGAAGTTGAGATGGATGCAGTTCCTTATAGCAGGCCAAGCGATGTGTCTGAACCATGTTTAAATGATTTTCCAAATGATGAGGATGTCAGTACGATTGAACATCCACTCATACTATCTGGAGACCAAGAAATGCCTTTCACTTACTTAGCTAGTTTGTCAGCCAAGTGGGCTGCAATGAGAGAGAGTGCTCATTTTGTTCGGGGGAAAATTAAG TGTTTTTTGACTGGCGTGAAGGGATTTCAATATAAGAGAAGGAAAACATATGAGCTTCGGGTGTATGTTGATGATGGTAGTCTCATTTCTGAGATCATCGTCGATCATAAG GTTGTACAAAAAGGGATAGGTCATTCTCCAGAGGATGTCACTGCTGCTCTTTCTTCTTCAGACACATCAGTGGTTCGTGCTATGAAGGAGACCCTAAAGCAGTTCCAATTTTTCTTAGTGAATTTTGAG GGCATCATACTTATAGAGATAAATGAAACCTCTCCTGTTCCAGTTGCCCTTGAGATGAATCAAGGTTGTCCCGAATCAGATGCGTGGCTGCTTTTGAGAAGACTGAAGGCCTCTGCTCCAGCTCAAACACTACGTTCTACACCTCTGAACCCCCTTGATATATCCCCTTGA
- the LOC107417985 gene encoding 11-beta-hydroxysteroid dehydrogenase A isoform X2: MDFTLITFICLFFYNGITYIINLLMNIVIPPIAIILLFFFLPPYLLVKYFISTTIKPVLSKNVAGKVILITGASSGIGKQLAIEYARRGACLALVARREKKLESVAHSTTLIGCQDVFIMCADVSNPEHCKLCIEETIKYYGRLDHLVNNAGIAPVSMFEYCPDVTNYVQAMDTNFWGSVYCTYNAIPHLKKSKGRIIGIASSAGWLATPRISIYSASKAAVISFYETLRVEIGNDVGITIVTPGLIESEMTQGKFLSREGRLRVDPEMRDKPYE, from the exons ATGGATTTCACTCTTATCACCTTTATCTGTCTCTTTTTCTACAATGGAATTACTTATATCATTAACTTGTTAATGAACATTGTAATTCCTCCTATTGCTATAATCTTGCTGTTCTTCTTCCTCCCACCATATCTGCTCGTCAAGTACTTCATCTCCACGACCATAAAACCGGTTCTCAGCAAAAACGTGGCCGGAAAAGTAATCCTTATCACCGGGGCATCCTCAGGCATCGGCAAG CAATTGGCGATTGAATATGCTAGAAGAGGAGCTTGTCTTGCTCTTGTtgcaagaagagaaaaaaagctTGAATCAGTAGCTCACTCAACCACTTTGATCGGCTGTCAAGATGTTTTCATTATGTGTGCTGATGTGTCCAATCCTGAACACTGTAAACTGTGCATTGAAGagacaataaaatattatgggcgAT TGGATCATCTAGTTAACAATGCTGGGATAGCTCCTGTTTCCATGTTTGAATACTGCCCAGATGTCACAAACTATGTGCAAGCAATG GATACAAACTTCTGGGGTTCAGTGTATTGCACTTACAATGCAATTCCTCACCTTAAGAAAAGCAAAGGTAGGATCATAGGAATTGCTTCTTCTGCAGGATGGTTAGCAACACCCCGAATCAGCATCTATAGT GCTAGCAAAGCAGCAGTAATAAGCTTCTATGAGACACTAAGGGTTGAAATCGGGAATGATGTTGGAATAACAATTGTGACTCCAGGGTTAATTGAGTCAGAAATGACTCAAGGCAAGTTTCTATCCAGGGAAGGCCGTTTGCGAGTAGACCCAGAAATGAGAGAT AAACCTTACGAGTAA